The following proteins are co-located in the Acinetobacter shaoyimingii genome:
- a CDS encoding AAA family ATPase has product MNMMGQPTVELDSFEQWICERPEWLQSVAEFLISNKRMPNDSELESFVALCEQEAKELTGKFTTISAGSLNNAAIKPQTRINKITNISGVNAIRMGSTLDFGGGNLTVIFGSNGSGKSSYSRLLKKICGSKAQEEILGNIFTDNQHPISADVEVCLNNQPPYTYSWLPNGSEDQNLKHVHIFDNKTAQIYMNKSEATYEPMRMRFISLLIKVCDKVYSILQSKKDLLTSHLPQLPVHLYSSSASDLINSLSAKTTIEFIDSKCTYTDTDDQERVQIEATLAKQDIPSLLKEIEATKSSLKVTGQYIDKLKELTSIKSLEFIVKAKHQATYKRKLAVVEANRVFSNSELEGVGQEVWISLWNKAKEYSEHIAYPNHNFPFTGEHANCVLCHQPLTDIAKARLNGFEDFIRSSLENDANLAERAKDQLLAPLKTCLTQGEWTLHLEKLKLNKELVDELFEQLNVLIETVLQTDSINELTVFNWDVISEAYERKLSTIEVEEQSLIAVNEDDSRKALEQKLKELKSSQWLYQNKSALVAERSRLITIAEFDKALKLCSTTALTRKKTELAVDELELKYIQRFEEELKKLGGTRIPIKPISVAKGKGKILFDLAIQGKVKDVQTHQVLSEGETRVVALAAFLADITGSGQNTPFIFDDPICSLDHVFEERVVERLIELSKERQVIIFTHRLSLIALVQDAGRKATEKAKCLNTNPTVNIHIENITRFRHETGIVSNSSIRNEKPTTALNKMLSTLIPKLENYVKAGDVENFEREAYNYCSEFRAQVEKCVEYILLNEVVLRFRRSLQTQGRLPTLAKIRIEDCDLIDDLMTRYSVFEHSQPFELHSQSPDFEVIKEDTQKLAQWIKDFKKRSLEETEVLN; this is encoded by the coding sequence ATGAACATGATGGGGCAACCAACTGTAGAGTTAGATAGTTTTGAACAATGGATTTGTGAAAGACCAGAATGGTTACAAAGTGTCGCTGAATTTTTAATTTCCAATAAAAGAATGCCTAATGATTCAGAATTAGAATCTTTCGTCGCTCTTTGTGAACAAGAGGCAAAAGAGTTAACTGGAAAATTTACAACTATTAGTGCGGGCTCACTAAATAATGCTGCTATTAAACCACAAACCCGAATCAATAAAATCACCAATATATCAGGTGTTAATGCTATAAGAATGGGATCTACATTAGATTTTGGTGGAGGTAATTTAACTGTAATTTTTGGTTCAAACGGTTCAGGAAAATCTAGTTATTCCCGATTATTGAAAAAAATTTGTGGTTCAAAAGCACAAGAAGAAATTTTAGGTAATATTTTTACAGATAACCAGCACCCTATATCAGCAGATGTTGAAGTGTGCCTGAATAATCAACCCCCTTATACCTATTCATGGCTTCCTAACGGTTCAGAAGATCAAAATCTAAAACATGTTCATATTTTTGATAATAAAACTGCTCAAATTTATATGAACAAGAGTGAAGCAACTTATGAGCCGATGAGAATGAGGTTTATATCTTTGCTTATAAAAGTATGCGACAAAGTATATTCAATTTTACAAAGTAAAAAAGATCTTTTAACTTCACATCTACCTCAACTCCCTGTACATCTTTATTCTTCTAGTGCATCAGATTTAATCAATTCACTGAGTGCAAAGACCACAATTGAATTTATTGACTCAAAGTGTACTTACACTGATACAGATGACCAAGAACGGGTTCAGATTGAAGCAACTCTAGCTAAGCAAGATATTCCCTCTCTTTTAAAGGAGATAGAAGCCACTAAAAGTAGCTTAAAAGTAACTGGTCAATATATTGATAAGCTCAAGGAATTAACTTCTATAAAGTCGCTAGAATTCATAGTGAAAGCTAAGCATCAGGCTACATATAAGCGAAAATTAGCTGTAGTAGAAGCAAACCGTGTGTTTTCTAATAGTGAGTTAGAAGGAGTAGGTCAGGAAGTTTGGATTTCTTTATGGAATAAAGCAAAAGAATACTCGGAACATATCGCCTACCCTAATCATAACTTCCCATTCACAGGTGAACATGCAAATTGTGTACTTTGTCATCAACCCTTAACAGATATAGCCAAAGCTCGCCTTAATGGTTTTGAAGATTTTATTCGAAGTAGTTTGGAAAATGATGCTAACTTAGCAGAACGAGCAAAAGATCAACTCTTAGCACCTTTAAAAACATGTTTGACGCAAGGTGAATGGACATTACATTTAGAAAAATTAAAACTTAATAAAGAATTAGTTGATGAACTATTTGAACAATTAAATGTATTGATTGAAACAGTGCTTCAGACAGATTCCATTAATGAATTAACAGTATTTAACTGGGATGTTATTTCTGAGGCTTACGAAAGAAAATTAAGTACAATAGAAGTAGAAGAACAATCTTTAATTGCTGTAAATGAAGATGATTCTAGAAAAGCTTTAGAACAAAAACTAAAAGAACTTAAAAGCTCTCAATGGTTATACCAGAATAAAAGTGCTTTAGTAGCTGAAAGAAGCCGTTTAATTACTATTGCAGAATTTGATAAAGCACTCAAACTTTGCAGTACTACTGCTTTAACTCGAAAGAAAACCGAACTAGCAGTGGATGAGCTCGAATTAAAATATATCCAAAGATTTGAAGAAGAACTGAAAAAATTAGGTGGTACTAGAATACCAATTAAGCCTATAAGCGTAGCCAAAGGGAAAGGTAAAATTCTATTCGACCTGGCTATTCAAGGCAAAGTTAAAGATGTTCAGACTCATCAAGTTCTAAGTGAAGGTGAAACCCGAGTGGTTGCATTAGCTGCTTTTTTAGCTGATATCACTGGTTCAGGACAAAATACACCTTTTATCTTTGATGATCCTATTTGTTCATTAGATCATGTATTTGAGGAAAGAGTTGTTGAGAGACTAATTGAATTATCAAAAGAACGACAAGTCATCATTTTTACTCATCGATTATCTTTAATAGCATTAGTACAAGATGCGGGAAGAAAAGCCACAGAGAAAGCTAAGTGCCTAAATACGAATCCAACTGTAAATATTCATATAGAAAACATTACTCGCTTTAGGCATGAAACAGGTATTGTTTCAAATTCCTCGATTAGAAATGAAAAACCCACGACAGCTCTTAATAAGATGTTATCTACTTTAATACCTAAATTAGAAAATTATGTGAAAGCAGGCGACGTGGAAAACTTTGAGAGAGAAGCATATAACTATTGTAGTGAATTCAGGGCTCAAGTTGAAAAATGTGTAGAATATATACTTCTAAATGAAGTTGTCTTGCGTTTTAGACGTTCTCTACAAACACAAGGTAGACTACCAACTCTTGCAAAAATTCGAATCGAAGACTGTGATCTAATTGATGATCTCATGACTCGTTATTCTGTCTTTGAACACTCACAGCCTTTTGAATTACATTCTCAATCACCAGATTTTGAAGTAATCAAAGAAGATACTCAAAAATTAGCCCAATGGATAAAAGACTTTAAAAAAAGATCTTTAGAGGAAACGGAGGTCTTAAATTAA
- a CDS encoding potassium transporter Kup, translated as MQSHAKKAALPAITLAALGVVFGDIGTSPLYALRQCFLTAHIAITESTVLGILSLIFWCMMLTISFKYVTVIMRADNNGEGGIMSLLALNLRSTRFADNKKIYLIALGFIGASLFFGDGIITPAISILSAIEGLSVATPMFNQWLLPLAIVILTGLFIVQRHGTGIMGKFFGPLTLIWFLSIGLLGLWSVMQTPFVLAMVSPHWAISFIIHQPYVAFLTMGAVILTITGGEALYADMGHFGRLPIKLAWFTVVLPCLLLNYAGQGALLLRDPNALENPFYLLIPEWALYPMIGLATAAAVIASQAVITGVFSMVNQAIQLRYLPRLTVLHTSDVEQGQIYVPFINWVLFISVVILILLFENSANLASAYGVAVTMTMLCGTILISILAYGVWRWPMWKVALFAIPLLLIDLVFVGSTSLKIMGGGWVPILIGAMVYTILMTWKDGRQIVLNRMSSDALPMDLFIKSISMGDETLIVPGNAVFLTGTPDLVPHAMLHNIKHNKVLHERNIMITVITRDVPYVPDIERIRVEQLDERFFRIFMYYGFKDQPNVPEALKQAYDQANVEFDMMQISFFISRDRLVHTVGDGMAPWREKLFISMQRNTSPVSDFYQIPPNRVVEMGSQIEI; from the coding sequence ATGCAAAGTCATGCAAAAAAAGCCGCCTTACCAGCGATCACTTTAGCGGCCCTAGGGGTTGTGTTTGGAGATATTGGAACAAGCCCTTTATATGCATTACGACAATGTTTTCTCACTGCACACATCGCAATTACAGAATCCACAGTATTGGGTATTTTATCCCTAATATTTTGGTGCATGATGCTCACCATTAGTTTTAAGTACGTTACCGTGATTATGCGTGCCGATAACAATGGCGAAGGCGGCATCATGTCGTTATTGGCACTCAACTTACGTTCAACACGGTTTGCCGATAACAAAAAGATTTACCTCATTGCCCTAGGGTTTATTGGTGCTTCACTCTTTTTTGGTGACGGCATTATTACACCTGCCATTTCTATTCTGTCTGCAATTGAAGGCTTGAGCGTTGCCACGCCCATGTTTAACCAATGGTTACTGCCACTAGCCATTGTGATTTTGACAGGGCTGTTTATCGTACAGCGGCATGGTACAGGGATAATGGGTAAATTCTTTGGTCCATTAACCCTCATTTGGTTTTTATCTATTGGTTTGCTCGGACTATGGAGTGTCATGCAAACGCCATTCGTTTTGGCGATGGTGAGTCCACACTGGGCAATCAGTTTCATCATCCATCAGCCTTATGTGGCGTTTTTAACCATGGGTGCCGTGATCCTGACCATTACAGGTGGTGAAGCGCTCTACGCAGACATGGGGCACTTTGGACGCTTACCGATTAAACTGGCATGGTTTACTGTGGTATTGCCGTGTTTATTACTGAATTATGCAGGGCAAGGTGCACTGTTACTTCGGGATCCAAACGCCTTAGAAAATCCATTTTATCTCCTTATCCCGGAATGGGCGCTTTACCCCATGATTGGATTGGCGACAGCTGCAGCGGTGATTGCATCTCAAGCGGTAATCACTGGGGTATTCTCCATGGTGAATCAAGCGATTCAATTGCGCTATTTGCCTCGATTAACTGTGTTGCACACTTCAGATGTGGAACAAGGTCAGATTTATGTACCGTTTATCAACTGGGTACTTTTTATCTCTGTCGTCATTCTCATCTTGCTGTTCGAAAATAGTGCCAACTTAGCCAGTGCTTATGGTGTCGCTGTGACCATGACCATGCTCTGCGGTACGATTCTTATCTCGATATTGGCTTATGGTGTTTGGCGCTGGCCAATGTGGAAGGTGGCGTTATTTGCCATACCATTACTGCTCATCGACCTTGTCTTTGTTGGTTCAACTTCACTCAAAATTATGGGGGGAGGATGGGTACCAATTCTCATTGGTGCAATGGTATACACCATTTTGATGACGTGGAAAGATGGACGTCAAATCGTACTCAATCGTATGAGTTCCGATGCACTTCCTATGGATTTGTTCATTAAAAGCATCAGTATGGGCGATGAAACTCTCATTGTTCCAGGCAATGCGGTCTTTTTAACAGGGACACCTGATTTAGTACCTCATGCGATGCTACATAATATCAAGCATAACAAGGTCTTACATGAGCGTAATATCATGATTACGGTGATTACCCGTGATGTGCCTTATGTGCCTGATATTGAACGTATTCGTGTGGAACAGTTGGATGAACGATTCTTCCGTATCTTTATGTATTATGGTTTTAAAGATCAGCCGAATGTCCCTGAAGCATTGAAACAAGCTTATGATCAGGCCAATGTAGAATTTGACATGATGCAGATCAGCTTCTTTATTTCTCGGGATCGCTTGGTTCATACCGTTGGCGATGGTATGGCGCCGTGGCGTGAAAAACTATTTATTTCCATGCAACGAAATACCAGCCCTGTGAGTGATTTTTATCAGATACCACCAAACCGTGTGGTGGAGATGGGAAGTCAAATCGAAATTTAG
- a CDS encoding DNA/RNA non-specific endonuclease, with protein sequence MKNVVLKSVLGVVAAGSFAFAFGEEKITQYIPFTNTTIDTTCLKQFYRDEPPVIVKESLKKNTYPLCFNGFNVMYSGVSKTPLWTAEYLSVSRLSQKIKREDSFHEELRVDASDRATLADYKASGYDRGHMSPNADMPTKESQFDSFSLANMVPQAPKNNQQVWRELEEAVRAIVTKQKQDVYVVTGPIFSGKKLKTIGKGVIVPTAVFKAIYLPSKGIIGAYYAPNDNSLQVKVISVCQLEEEIGMNIFPQLTTDQKRNTYKLPLSSTQVKANKMIEYAHWDGESQCAVDVSDEQIQVLQKQFSQSGGSLTKATTTKTSISKTTENTAQKDPQSDTAEQMAQDILEKILSAIWQYFVQMLK encoded by the coding sequence TTGAAAAATGTAGTCCTTAAAAGTGTATTGGGTGTGGTTGCTGCAGGTAGTTTTGCTTTTGCATTTGGTGAAGAAAAAATAACCCAATATATTCCTTTTACCAACACAACGATTGATACGACATGTTTAAAGCAATTTTATCGTGACGAACCTCCTGTTATTGTCAAAGAAAGCCTGAAAAAAAATACCTATCCGCTGTGTTTCAATGGTTTTAATGTCATGTATTCTGGCGTGTCCAAAACACCACTTTGGACTGCCGAATATTTGTCCGTGAGTCGGTTAAGCCAAAAAATTAAGCGTGAAGATAGTTTCCATGAGGAACTGCGTGTAGATGCAAGTGATCGAGCAACATTAGCTGACTATAAAGCATCAGGTTATGACCGAGGGCATATGTCCCCAAATGCTGACATGCCAACCAAAGAGTCACAGTTTGATAGTTTCTCTTTAGCCAATATGGTGCCGCAAGCGCCTAAAAATAATCAGCAGGTTTGGCGTGAATTAGAAGAAGCAGTAAGAGCCATCGTCACCAAGCAAAAACAAGACGTTTATGTGGTGACTGGTCCTATTTTTAGTGGAAAAAAACTAAAAACCATTGGTAAAGGAGTGATTGTTCCTACGGCAGTTTTTAAGGCCATCTATTTACCAAGTAAGGGAATTATTGGCGCATATTATGCGCCGAATGACAACTCACTACAGGTCAAAGTAATCAGTGTGTGCCAATTGGAAGAAGAAATTGGCATGAATATTTTTCCTCAGCTGACGACCGATCAAAAGCGAAATACCTATAAATTGCCGCTTAGTTCGACTCAAGTCAAAGCCAATAAAATGATTGAATATGCGCATTGGGATGGGGAAAGTCAGTGTGCTGTAGATGTGTCGGATGAGCAAATTCAAGTTTTACAAAAGCAATTCTCTCAATCAGGGGGAAGTCTGACAAAGGCGACTACAACCAAGACATCGATATCTAAAACCACAGAAAATACAGCGCAAAAGGACCCGCAATCCGATACAGCAGAGCAAATGGCGCAGGACATCCTAGAGAAAATCTTGTCAGCAATTTGGCAGTATTTTGTACAAATGTTGAAATAA
- the aqpZ gene encoding aquaporin Z, whose amino-acid sequence MNKYLAEFLGTFWLVFGGCGSAVLAAAFPELGIGFAGVALAFGLTVLTAAYALGHISGGHFNPAVSVGLWVGGRFDAKDLIPYIVAQVVGAVAAAFVLYLIVQGQAGFPGTGGFATNGYGDLSPGKYALSSVILIEIVLTAFFLIIIMGATDRRAPAGFAPIAIGLALTLIHLISIPVTNTSVNPARSTGVAFFAETQALSQLWVFWVAPIIGGVIGALIYKGFAGERDPH is encoded by the coding sequence ATGAATAAATATTTAGCAGAATTTTTAGGAACGTTTTGGCTCGTTTTTGGTGGATGTGGTAGCGCAGTGTTGGCTGCAGCATTTCCAGAACTCGGTATCGGCTTTGCTGGTGTCGCATTGGCATTCGGTCTTACCGTTTTAACAGCTGCTTATGCATTAGGTCATATTTCAGGTGGTCACTTTAACCCTGCCGTGAGTGTCGGTTTATGGGTCGGTGGACGTTTTGATGCCAAAGACCTCATTCCTTATATTGTTGCTCAAGTTGTCGGTGCAGTTGCTGCAGCTTTCGTACTTTATTTAATTGTTCAAGGACAAGCAGGTTTCCCAGGAACGGGTGGTTTTGCAACCAATGGATATGGTGATTTATCACCAGGGAAATATGCCTTAAGCTCGGTGATTCTGATTGAAATTGTATTAACCGCATTCTTCTTAATCATTATTATGGGTGCGACTGATCGTCGTGCGCCTGCTGGTTTTGCTCCGATTGCAATTGGTCTTGCATTAACACTTATTCATTTAATCAGTATTCCTGTGACCAATACTTCAGTTAACCCTGCTCGTAGTACTGGGGTGGCGTTCTTTGCTGAAACTCAAGCATTAAGCCAACTTTGGGTATTCTGGGTTGCACCAATTATTGGTGGTGTTATTGGGGCACTTATTTATAAAGGATTTGCAGGCGAACGCGATCCGCATTAA
- a CDS encoding helix-turn-helix domain-containing protein: MEELKSYTGSIYGGFGHLLYTYCQKKGLSVSEKLIEIQNLERFDLKIWYQLLKEIHKQYPIDGLGLDIAKWVQPKHLGVIGYISLTCENLTEFFIKYKSFHRLIYDGKPIQFNTTASHLCITWPNISPFSGNSVSDEVSLATFIHFLRTHLAIDEIPINEVHLRHNPQNIKIYESFFDCKVKCSQPRMQIILPIKTLDMATKQSDHILQHLLTQQAQTLLDELPSQFEMSERLRKSISKGLQKNNFQIEYIASQLNLSVRQLQRYLSQQNTTYQQTLQNVRKVLALEYLQDPYLSLQEISLLLSYSEQSAFQRAFKQWMGVTPQQWRSMKQKH, translated from the coding sequence ATGGAAGAACTAAAGAGTTATACAGGCTCAATTTATGGCGGATTTGGACATCTGCTCTATACATATTGTCAGAAAAAAGGCTTGTCTGTATCAGAAAAATTAATTGAAATTCAAAATCTTGAAAGATTTGATTTAAAGATTTGGTATCAATTACTCAAAGAGATACACAAACAATACCCCATTGATGGATTAGGTCTAGATATCGCAAAATGGGTACAACCTAAACATTTAGGCGTAATTGGATACATCAGTCTAACTTGTGAAAACCTGACTGAATTTTTTATTAAATACAAATCTTTTCATAGACTTATATACGATGGAAAACCCATTCAATTTAATACGACAGCATCTCATCTGTGTATCACATGGCCAAACATCTCGCCATTTTCTGGAAATTCAGTGTCTGATGAGGTTTCATTAGCAACGTTTATTCATTTTTTACGGACGCATCTAGCCATTGATGAGATACCAATCAATGAAGTACACCTAAGACACAACCCACAAAATATTAAAATTTATGAAAGTTTTTTTGATTGTAAGGTCAAGTGCTCGCAACCTCGTATGCAAATTATATTGCCCATAAAGACCTTAGATATGGCAACCAAACAATCAGATCATATTTTACAACATCTGTTAACCCAACAGGCACAGACCTTGTTGGATGAATTGCCTTCACAATTTGAAATGAGTGAGCGTCTACGAAAGAGTATCTCTAAGGGACTGCAAAAAAATAACTTTCAAATTGAATATATTGCATCACAATTAAACTTATCTGTACGTCAACTACAACGTTACTTAAGTCAGCAAAACACCACCTACCAACAGACACTGCAAAATGTCAGAAAGGTTCTTGCACTCGAATATTTACAAGATCCATATCTTAGTTTACAAGAAATTTCTTTGCTGTTAAGTTATTCAGAACAAAGCGCTTTTCAACGCGCATTTAAACAGTGGATGGGGGTAACGCCACAACAATGGCGTTCAATGAAACAAAAACACTAA
- the hisF gene encoding imidazole glycerol phosphate synthase subunit HisF: MLAKRIIPCLDVDNGRVVKGVQFLDIRDAGDPVEVARRYNEQGADEITFLDITATSNGRDTTYRTVERMAESVFVPLTVGGGVRKVEDIRLLLNAGADKVSINSAAVFNPEFVQEASQRFGAQCIVVAIDAKKTGDNKWEIFTHGGRKPTGIDAIEWSVKMAEYGAGELLVTSMDADGTKAGYDLALMRQINDRVTIPTIASGGVGCLQHLADGILHGGADAVLAASIFHFGQHTIPEAKQYLADQGIEMRL, translated from the coding sequence ATGCTCGCTAAACGTATTATTCCTTGCCTAGACGTAGATAATGGTCGAGTGGTGAAAGGTGTTCAGTTCCTCGATATTCGTGATGCAGGTGATCCCGTTGAAGTTGCACGTCGTTATAACGAACAAGGTGCAGACGAAATTACTTTCCTTGACATCACAGCGACCTCAAATGGACGTGACACCACTTATCGAACCGTAGAACGCATGGCTGAAAGTGTGTTTGTTCCACTAACTGTCGGTGGCGGTGTTCGTAAAGTTGAGGATATTCGTTTATTACTCAATGCTGGTGCAGATAAAGTCAGCATCAACTCTGCTGCGGTATTTAACCCAGAATTTGTTCAAGAAGCATCTCAACGTTTCGGTGCACAATGCATTGTGGTCGCGATTGATGCGAAAAAAACAGGTGACAATAAATGGGAAATCTTTACTCACGGTGGTCGTAAACCGACTGGGATTGATGCGATTGAATGGTCTGTCAAAATGGCTGAGTATGGTGCAGGTGAATTACTCGTAACTTCAATGGATGCCGACGGTACCAAAGCGGGTTATGACTTGGCATTAATGCGTCAAATTAATGATCGTGTAACTATTCCAACCATTGCCTCTGGTGGCGTAGGCTGTTTACAACATTTAGCAGATGGTATTTTACATGGTGGTGCTGATGCTGTGCTCGCTGCATCAATTTTCCATTTTGGACAGCATACAATTCCTGAAGCAAAACAATATCTTGCAGACCAAGGTATTGAAATGCGCCTATAA
- a CDS encoding homoserine kinase → MSVYTTLTLKEVQDFAAPYGLEVIDLIPIQGGIQNTNYFLVAQDGSQFVLTIFEEMDEQGAGELVPVLEHLGQQGLAVPVPLNHAGKAIHTLKDKPAQIAPRLMGQHPMPSNIEQVKAIAVAQAKIHVALKDFPLERAEYRNHDYWLNVAKGIKPTLNPADTVLLNSLLGLYDALTVMYPNRPKGFIHSDLFRDNTLFDGDQLNGILDFYELNKDELLFDIAITINDFCTEYPDVHLNEAKATAFLESYETVRPLTSDEKACLELYLAMAAGRFWMMRLQVAQKNAEQGRTGDDILQKNPLEMRNMLVERLKFVTA, encoded by the coding sequence ATGTCGGTTTATACCACTTTGACTTTAAAGGAAGTTCAGGATTTTGCAGCACCTTATGGATTAGAGGTGATTGACCTGATTCCCATTCAAGGAGGTATTCAAAATACAAACTATTTTTTAGTGGCTCAAGATGGTTCACAGTTTGTACTTACTATATTTGAAGAAATGGATGAGCAAGGTGCAGGGGAATTGGTGCCTGTTCTTGAACATTTGGGGCAACAAGGTTTAGCTGTTCCTGTTCCATTGAATCATGCAGGTAAAGCCATTCATACGCTAAAGGATAAACCTGCACAAATTGCACCGCGTCTCATGGGGCAACATCCCATGCCATCCAACATTGAACAAGTGAAAGCCATCGCAGTGGCACAAGCCAAAATTCATGTGGCTTTAAAGGATTTTCCACTTGAGCGTGCGGAATATCGTAATCATGATTATTGGTTAAATGTAGCAAAAGGGATTAAACCGACTTTAAATCCTGCCGATACCGTTCTGTTAAATAGTTTGTTGGGCTTATACGATGCATTAACAGTGATGTATCCAAACCGACCTAAAGGTTTTATTCATTCCGATTTGTTCCGTGATAATACGTTGTTTGATGGTGATCAGCTTAACGGTATTTTGGACTTTTATGAGCTGAATAAAGATGAATTGTTGTTTGATATTGCTATTACCATCAATGATTTCTGTACAGAATATCCTGATGTGCATTTGAATGAGGCCAAAGCAACGGCATTTTTAGAATCCTATGAAACAGTTCGTCCGCTGACTTCTGACGAAAAAGCCTGTTTAGAATTATATTTAGCCATGGCAGCAGGGCGTTTCTGGATGATGCGTTTACAAGTGGCGCAAAAAAATGCTGAGCAGGGGCGTACAGGAGATGACATTTTGCAAAAAAATCCTTTAGAAATGCGCAACATGTTGGTTGAACGGTTAAAATTCGTGACTGCTTAA